Proteins encoded by one window of Polaribacter haliotis:
- a CDS encoding HU family DNA-binding protein: MTKADIVSKISDKSGIEKTDVLATVEAFMTEVKGALENGDNVYLRGFGSFIIKTRAEKTGRNISKNTTIKIPAHNIPAFKPAKTFTEGVKSKVAVK, encoded by the coding sequence ATGACGAAAGCAGATATCGTATCGAAAATTTCAGATAAATCAGGAATCGAAAAAACAGATGTTTTGGCAACTGTAGAAGCATTTATGACTGAAGTTAAAGGTGCATTAGAAAATGGCGACAACGTTTATTTAAGAGGTTTTGGTAGTTTTATTATCAAAACAAGAGCAGAAAAAACTGGTAGAAATATTTCTAAGAATACTACTATTAAGATTCCAGCTCACAATATTCCAGCATTTAAACCAGCAAAAACTTTTACTGAAGGAGTAAAAAGTAAAGTAGCTGTTAAGTAA